TGACAACGGTTACGTGTTCTATTGGGGAATTGACTTTAATCCGGAATATTTCCCCGACGTAACCACCTTCACACCGGTGATAGGAATGGGTAGCGACTCAACCTTCTGGGAGGGGCCTGATATTACCAATGTAAGTGCAGACGGGAATGCTATTGAAGTTACACCAACTGCAACCGGAACTTTTGAATACACCTTTACCGCCCTTAATAACTTTGGATGTGAACAAGATACTACCGTTACCATTTCAGTTGTACCCGGACCAGAAGCTGATGCCGGCCCCGATTTGGTTATTTGCGAAGATTCTCTGCAAATGGCAGGGGGCGTGCTCGGTGTTCCACCACCACCGCCTACTTGCGATTACACCCTCGAAATGATGGATACCTTTGGCGATGGGTGGAACGGCTTTTCTGTGACCATCGTACAAGACGGCGTTACGGTAGGAACCTACACTTTCAATACGGGTCTGCAAAGTACAGCCACCATCCCTCTGAACCATGGTTCAACCATTCAAATCAACACCCAAAGCGGAACGTGGGATAGTGAAGTTTCATACAACCTGGTAAATCCGGCCGGGGATGTGGTCTTTTCAGATCAGGGAACCATCCTTTCGGGAACGCCCATTCAGATTGGACAGAACATTTGGTCGGGCACGGTAGATTGTCAGCCCGAATCGCCGGATTACGCCTTCCAATGGAGTCCAACCACCGGACTTTCAGACCCCAACATCCCCGACCCGATGGTGATGGTAAACCAAAATACCACTTACACGCTTACAATTTGGGAGGTTGGATTTCCCGAATGCTCAACCGCTGATGAAGTTACAGTGACCATTCCACCTGAGGCGGATCCCGGCCAGGACAACGAAATTGTGGTTTGCTACAACGAACCGGAATTTTTGATGACCGACTCATTGGGTGGCACACCTGTGCTCACCGGTGAGTGGACAGATGCTGCCGGAAACGTGGTTGGAACTACTTTCAACCCATCAGATTATCCTGATGGGGCAAACTTTACCTACACCTACACAGTTACTTTCGGCCCATGTGTGAAATCGGCTGATTTGACCATTACTGTGCTCGAAGCCGGTAACCCCAATTGCTGTCAGACATTTGCCGATGCCGGACAAGGAGGAATAGCCTGCGATCTTAGCTTTACCCTCAACGCGCAACCCACCATTGGAACAGGAACATGGAGTGGACCCGACGGTGTTAGTTTCAACAATCCGAACAGCCCCAACACCGTGGTTACAGTTCCATCGCCCGGTGGAGAGTTTGTACTGACGTGGACAGATAACAACGGACTTTTCTGTGAAGAAAGTGACACTGTAACAGTGGTGTTTATGGATCCCGTAACAGCGGTACTCGCCCATACACCCGCAACCTGCCCGGGTGAATGTGATGCCATTGCCATCCTTACGCCTTCGGGAGGTTTAGGCGCTTATAACTACAACTGGTCAACAGGCACGGAAGGCCTCTCTTCTGAGGAAAGAACCGACCTTTGTGCAGGAGAACTCAGTGTTACTGTTACCGATGAATTCGGCTGCTCTGTGCAGGCCAATACAACCATCACTGAATCGCCCAGACCGGCTATTCAGGTTTCGGTTACAGACATTTCCTGTCACGGTCTATGCGACGGACAAATCCAGGTGATTTCTCCCGATGCTGTGCTCTACAGCTTTGACAACGGAATTACTTTTGATGTGGCGCCTTTCACCGAAGATTTATGCGCCGGAAATTACCAGGTAATTGTTGAAAATGCACTAGAGTGTACCAACGCCACCACAGTAACCATTACGGAGCCTATTCCGGTGGATGCACGGTTTACCATGTCGCCCAACCCCACCACATGGGACGAAACAACCATCCGGTTCTTTGACCAATCCATTCCACAGCCTTTTGAAAGCCACTTTTGGGTTTTTGACACGACCCAGGTTCTCGGAACTTCTACGGAGCAGAACCCTACTTTCACTTTCCCGAACACAGAGGCGGGCGTTTATCCGGTTACTTTGTGCGTGGAGTCGTCAGAGGGTTGTTTTGGTTGCGTTACGCACAATGTGATTATCAACGAAACGCTCTCTATTTTCATTCCGAACAGTTTTACTCCCAACGGAGACGGAATTAACGACCTGTTCAAGGTTGTGGCCAATTCTGATGAGTTCAAGGATTTTCAGATGCGTATTTTCAACCGGCAGGGTGAGCTTGTCTTCATCACCAACAATATCAACGAAGGCTGGAACGGTGCCTACGCAAGCGACCCCTACTATGTGAGCGACATGGTGTACATCTACGAAGTTCGCATCACATCCACCATTACGCTTGAAACCTACAAATACACCGGACACATAACGGTACTGAGATAAGACGAGGAAAAATATTCTAACTGGAAACGAAAAAGGTCAGCCGCGAGGCTGACCTTTTTTGCTCCGTTAACTTTAATTGTTGCGCTATGCGTCGATGTTGGCGTACTTGGCGTTGTCTTCAATAAACTGACGGCGCGGCGGAACATCGTCGCCCATCAGCATGGAGAACACGCGGTCGGCCTCAATGGCGTTGTCGATGGTAACCTGGCGTAATGTGCGGAACTCTGGATTCATCGTGGTATCCCAAAGTTGCTCTGCATTCATCTCTCCAAGACCCTTGTATCGCTGAATACCCACTTTGGTTTCATTGCCTTCACCTACAATTTCACGAATAATTTCATCGCGCTCTTTGTCAGACCACGCATAACGTTGCGTGTTACCCTTTTTGAGCAAATAAAGCGGTGGCGTCGCGATGTACACATATCCGTGCTCAATCAATTCCTTCATGTGGCGGAAAAAGAACGTAAGAATCAGGGTTTCGATGTGGCTACCGTCCACGTCGGCGTCACACATGATTACCACTTTGTGGTAGCGCAGACCTTCAATGTTCAGTGCTTTGCTATCGTCTTCGGTACCAATGCGCACCCCCAGGGCTGTGTAGATATTTTTGATTTCCTCATTCTCGAAAATCTTGTGTTGCATGGCCTTTTCCACATTCAGGATTTTACCGCGAAGTGGCATAATGGCCTGAAAGTTTCGGTCGCGACCTTGCTTGGCAGTTCCACCTGCAGAGTCTCCCTCCACAAGATACAACTCACATTTTGCGGGGTCTTTATCGGCACAGTCAGAAAGTTTACCGGGCAATCCTGAGCCGGTCAGAACATTCTTTCGTTGTACCATTTCACGCGCCTTACGCGCTGCGTGTCGGGCTGTTGCGGCCAGAATTACTTTTTGTACGATTGATCGCGCATCTGCCGGGTTTTCTTCCAGGTAGTTAGCCAGCATCTCGCTGACCGCCTGGCTCACTGGTGCAGTAACTTCGCGGTTTCCTAGCTTGGTTTTGGTTTGACCTTCGAACTGAGGCTCGGCTACTTTTACAGAGATCACTGCGGTAAGACCTTCACGGAAGTCATCGCCGGCAATTTCAAATTTTAGTTTACTGAGCATTCCGCTATCTTCAGCGTACTTCTTCAGCTGGTTGGTAAGCCCCCGTCGAAATCCGGCGAGGTGTGTTCCACCTTCGTGGGTGTTAATGTTGTTGACATACGAGAAGACATTCTCTGAGAAAGAAGTGTTGTACATCATGGCCACTTCAACGGGCACACCTCCGCGCTCACCTTCAATGTAGATCGGTTGAGCAATCAGTGCCTCACGGGTCTCGTCCAGAAATTCAACAAATTCCCGCAGGCCTCCTTCCGAATGATAGGTAACGCTATAGGCCTCACCCTCTTCGTTTACATTGCGCTTGTCGGTAAAGTGAATGGTAATTCCTTTGTTGAGAAAAGAGAGTTCACGCATGCGATTAGACAAAGTCTCTGCGCTGTACTCGGTGGTTTCGAATATGCTATCATCGGGTTTAAATGTAACGATGGTTCCGTGCTTATCGGTCGTGCCAATCTCACGCACATCGTACTGGGGTTTTCCGATTTTGTATTCCTGCTCATATACTTTACCGTCGCGGTGCACCTCCACGCGCAAATCCGTTGAAAGCGCATTCACACAGGAAACACCCACTCCGTGGAGACCTCCGGACACTTTGTAGGTATCCTTGTCGAATTTACCTCCGGCGTGAAGTACGGTCATCACAACTTCCAGCGCCGATTTCTTTTCCTTTTCGTGGTAGTCAACAGGAATTCCACGGCCATTATCTTCTACCGTAATGGAGTTGTCTTCATTGATTGCCACGAAAATGGTATCGCAGTAGCCGCCCATGGCCTCATCAATGGAGTTATCTACAACCTCGTAAACAAGGTGGTGCAATCCACGCACCCCCACATCGCCTATGTACATGGCGGGGCGCTTTCGCACCGCTTCGAGCCCTTCGAGTACCTGGATATTACTGGACGAATATCCGTTGTTTTTCTTCGTTTCTTCTGACATTTTTTGTTGCGTTTAAAACAGGTGGTCAAAGATACGAAATGACACCCCGACAATCACTCAAAACCCCTGTGATTATGCGGATTTTATTAACAATTGGCTGAGTTTATCACGCTCCATCGGTCACAGCCAAAATTTGCTTGCGAAATAGGGTGATTAAGGCCTCAAAATGCGAAGGAAAATCCGCCCATCAACAGGAAGCGTTGTACCGGAAAACGGTACCATCGCTCATAGCGCGCCGCAAAGAGGTTTCGCGCCTCTATGTATGCAGATAAGCGTTGGGTATAGCGGTATTCAAATCCGAGGTCGGCATCCACAAAGCCTTTGAGCCTCATAGAAAATGCATCGCCTGATGGTTCAGCACCCTGAACATCGAAAAGTGTACGAGCCAACCGATCGTCCTCAGCATGAATTCCGAACCGCACAAAGAGTTTCTTGCCCAGATTGTAATCTCCGGTAAAATCAAGTCGAAGATTGGGCAGATGCCACGCCTCTTCCTGTTCGCGCATAGAAAAAGATGTATAAGATCCACGCGCCGTGAGCATCAGTTTTTCGTGTCTCAGGAAGGTCAATTCTCCAAAAATGCGCAACTGGTCCACACGATCGTAAATCAAATCAAAACGGTTCTCATTGGAGAAAATCATGTCGTTCACCATAAAGGCAAAATCCCGGGTTCGGTTGTGTTTCAGGCCCACATTAAACGACACCGACCTACTCAATTTTCCGCGGAAACCTCCGTACAGTTCGTAGTCAACACTGGAATTGAACAGTGTTACATCGCCAAGCAGAAAGGGATTTTGCTGTGTGAGGCTGTGGTAGCTGTTGCGCTCCAATCTTCCGGTAAGACCCGCGTACGGAATCAGCATATCATCAAAGAAACTGTACTTCACCTCTACATCGGGGTAAAAATGGAAGCGCGCGGTGTTCGACATCTCCGAGTAAATACCGATACCAATCAACGCGTGCCACCTCTTGCCCTGCTTTACAATCTGCGGACGCAGCTTTAAAATGGCATTGTTGGTTACGCGCTCTTCGGAAACAGCTTGCGACCCCGTTTGCTCGGAGATATACGGAAACTCCACATTGGTCATGCGGTTGTAGTTGTTGTAATCCAACGAGGCATCAAGCGTGTAGAGGTCGTTGTTGATGAAACGTATCAGGTTGGCTGAAATCAGCACGTTGTTCTCACGGGCGTTGAATGCACTCATGTAGTGATAGTAGCGCGCGTCAATGTTGTGATTGAGCTTGGTGCTGTCGCGGTAGTAGCTGCGCCAGTTGGCACGTCCCTCCATGTAATTGTACACCTGTCGGATATCTGCCGAGTTGTAGTCAATGTCCTCGGGATTAAAACCGTAGTAATGTACCATGTTGCGCTCGTATTTGGCACCGATACTACCTTCGTGTTGCCGGAAAAACCGCCTTCCCCAGATATCTACTTCATTGTCGCTGTAACTGTTTTTGGCCACATCGTTAATTCCACCGTTGGAGGAGAAATGCCGCGCCA
Above is a window of Cryomorphaceae bacterium DNA encoding:
- the gyrB gene encoding DNA topoisomerase (ATP-hydrolyzing) subunit B codes for the protein MSEETKKNNGYSSSNIQVLEGLEAVRKRPAMYIGDVGVRGLHHLVYEVVDNSIDEAMGGYCDTIFVAINEDNSITVEDNGRGIPVDYHEKEKKSALEVVMTVLHAGGKFDKDTYKVSGGLHGVGVSCVNALSTDLRVEVHRDGKVYEQEYKIGKPQYDVREIGTTDKHGTIVTFKPDDSIFETTEYSAETLSNRMRELSFLNKGITIHFTDKRNVNEEGEAYSVTYHSEGGLREFVEFLDETREALIAQPIYIEGERGGVPVEVAMMYNTSFSENVFSYVNNINTHEGGTHLAGFRRGLTNQLKKYAEDSGMLSKLKFEIAGDDFREGLTAVISVKVAEPQFEGQTKTKLGNREVTAPVSQAVSEMLANYLEENPADARSIVQKVILAATARHAARKAREMVQRKNVLTGSGLPGKLSDCADKDPAKCELYLVEGDSAGGTAKQGRDRNFQAIMPLRGKILNVEKAMQHKIFENEEIKNIYTALGVRIGTEDDSKALNIEGLRYHKVVIMCDADVDGSHIETLILTFFFRHMKELIEHGYVYIATPPLYLLKKGNTQRYAWSDKERDEIIREIVGEGNETKVGIQRYKGLGEMNAEQLWDTTMNPEFRTLRQVTIDNAIEADRVFSMLMGDDVPPRRQFIEDNAKYANIDA
- a CDS encoding PKD domain-containing protein; the protein is MKQTKLLLAVLFLAVFQSAVGQDFPITDGTVNTCGGLFYDDGGTGGGPYSTTSYTFTICPDNPEDVVQVEFFAFSLWTSPNPNNSDRLFIFDGPDATANSLGSYTGTQLQGLAVTATINNPSGCLTFVFQANPNGNTGGQFPGWEAQISCTTPCATPIAASVISDPVPSGDEQSIGVCIGDVVTFSDDGSFAQPGFEIANYVWNFNDGTVDETTGPVVQHSFDEPGEYIVTLTVVDDNGCSSLNLDPLQVLVSTVPIFNVEQDFEICLGATASISANPESITWTALPPQVVAGMTFLADGAGFTYSTALTFDFFEPGATLQSCDDFLGVFVNMEHSFLGDLGITLSCPDGTTVSILNWPNGGGATYLGEAVDDPLDLPGQNVPGIGYTYTWTPTATNGNVNNQPPNVVTFMNQAGFMDTNDIVPEGTYQPDGNLCDFVGCPLNGSWTLTITDNLAIDNGYVFYWGIDFNPEYFPDVTTFTPVIGMGSDSTFWEGPDITNVSADGNAIEVTPTATGTFEYTFTALNNFGCEQDTTVTISVVPGPEADAGPDLVICEDSLQMAGGVLGVPPPPPTCDYTLEMMDTFGDGWNGFSVTIVQDGVTVGTYTFNTGLQSTATIPLNHGSTIQINTQSGTWDSEVSYNLVNPAGDVVFSDQGTILSGTPIQIGQNIWSGTVDCQPESPDYAFQWSPTTGLSDPNIPDPMVMVNQNTTYTLTIWEVGFPECSTADEVTVTIPPEADPGQDNEIVVCYNEPEFLMTDSLGGTPVLTGEWTDAAGNVVGTTFNPSDYPDGANFTYTYTVTFGPCVKSADLTITVLEAGNPNCCQTFADAGQGGIACDLSFTLNAQPTIGTGTWSGPDGVSFNNPNSPNTVVTVPSPGGEFVLTWTDNNGLFCEESDTVTVVFMDPVTAVLAHTPATCPGECDAIAILTPSGGLGAYNYNWSTGTEGLSSEERTDLCAGELSVTVTDEFGCSVQANTTITESPRPAIQVSVTDISCHGLCDGQIQVISPDAVLYSFDNGITFDVAPFTEDLCAGNYQVIVENALECTNATTVTITEPIPVDARFTMSPNPTTWDETTIRFFDQSIPQPFESHFWVFDTTQVLGTSTEQNPTFTFPNTEAGVYPVTLCVESSEGCFGCVTHNVIINETLSIFIPNSFTPNGDGINDLFKVVANSDEFKDFQMRIFNRQGELVFITNNINEGWNGAYASDPYYVSDMVYIYEVRITSTITLETYKYTGHITVLR